From Sphingomonas sp.:
GCGGGGAGGTGTCGGGGGCCACAAAGATGATGCCCGCCTCCGCGCAGGCCCGGCGATACTCGCCCTTTTCCGTAACGTTGGCATGGGTGCAGGTGAGGCCCGAAAGATACCAGAGCACCGGCAGCTTCGCATCCTCGGCATGGGGCGGGACATAGACCGAGAAGGTCATCGCCGTGCCCGTCGCGGAGGAGACGTGGCGATACACCCCTTGCACGCCGCCAAAGGCCTTGTTGGTCGACAGCGTCTCCATCACGCGCGGACCGGGTGTACGGCGCACAGCTTGTTTCCCGAAGGATCGCGCAGATAGGCGAGGTAGAGTTGGCGACCGCCGGTGGCGTCTCGGATCCCCGCGGGATCCTCGATCACGGTGCCGCCATGCGCCGCGCCCGTTGCCTGCCATGCGTCGACGAGGTCGGTCGATGCGGCGAAGAAGCCGATCGTCCCGCCATTGGCGCAGCTTGCCGGTTCCCCATTGATCGGCCTGGTGATGAGCAGACGGCCGCCGCTGTGCGCATAGCCGATCCGGCCCTTCTCATCGACGATCCCCGCAGGCACGCCGAGCACGCCGAGCGTCGCATCGTAGAAGGTCTTGGCAGCGTCGATATCGTCGGCGCCGAGCATCACATGGGTGAACATCGCTTGTTCTCCTCTCAGTATACGACGACGCTGCGGATGCTTTCGCCCGCATGCATCAGATCGAAGCCCTTGTTGATCTCTTCCAGCGTCAGGACATGGGTGATCATCGGGTCGATCGCGATCTTGCCGTTCATGTACCAGTCGACGATCTTCGGCACGTCGGTCCGGCCCTTGGCACCGCCGAACGCGGTGCCCTTCCAGACGCGGCCGGTGACCAGCTGGAACGGGCGCGTGGCGATTTCCTTGCCTGCCTCGGCGACGCCGATGATGATCGATTCGCCCCAGCCGCGATGGCAGCATTCGAGCGCGGTGCGCATCACCTCGGTGTTGCCGGTCGCGTCGAAGCTGTAGTCGGCGCCGCCATCGGTCAGCTCGACCACCTTGGCGACGATCTGTTCGCGCGACATGCCCTTGGTATTGAGGAAGTGGGTCATGCCGAACTTGCGGCCCCATTCCTCGCGGTCCGGATTGACGTCGATGCCGATGATCTGGCCCGCGCCGGCGAGGCGTGCGCCCTGGATCACGTTGAGGCCGATGCCGCCCAAGCCGAACACCACGACCGTCTCGCCCACCTGCACCTTGGCGGTGTTGACCACGGCGCCGACGCCGGTGGTCACGCCGCAGCCGATATAGCAGCTGGTCTGGAACGGCGCGTCCTCGCGGATCTTCGCCACCGCGATCTCGGGCAGCACGGTGAAATTCGAGAAGGTCGAGCAGCCCATGTAATGGAAGATCGGCTGGCCCTTGTAGCTGAAGCGGGTGGTGCCGTCCGGCATCAGGCCCTTGCCCTGGGTGGCGCGGATCGCGGTGCACAGGTTGGTCTTGCCCGACAGGCACGACTTACACTGGCGGCATTCGGGCGTGTAGAGCGGAATGACATGGTCGCCGGGCTTCACGCTGGTGACTCCGGCGCCCACCTCGCGGACGATGCCTGCGCCTTCATGGCCGAGCACCGAGGGGAACAGGCCTTCGGAATCGAGGCCGTCCAGCGTGTAGGCATCGGTGTGGCACAGGCCGGTGGCCATGATCTCGACCAGCACTTCGCCGGGCTTGGGGCCCTCCAGATCGAGTTCGACGATCTCCAGCGGCTGTTTCGCTTCGAAGGCGACGGCGGCGCGGGTCTTCATGGCCGGTTCTCCTGTAGGGCTTGGTTGGGCCGCCTGATCCTTCAATCGGTGGCGGGTTGCAACCCGTGGCGGTTCGTTTCGTTGGCGGCGGGGGCATACCCAAGTGCAGTTGCGCAGGCGCGCAGAAAGGCGCTGGGTGGTGCCGTTATTGGGAGTCCTGCCGATGCCGCCCCTCGTCCTCGCGCTGTTGATCGGCATCGTCGCCGGCATGCGCACCATGACCGCGCCGATGGCGATATCCTGGGCGGCCTATGCCGGCTGGCTGCCACTCGGCGGCACCTGGCTCGGCTGGCTCGGCTGGTGGGGGACGCCTTGGATCTTCACCGTGCTGGCGATCGGCGAATATGTCGCCGACAAGCTGCCGACCACGCCCAGCCGCAAGTCGCCGCCGGGGTTCATCGGGCGGCTGGTCTCCGGCGCGCTGTGCGGTGCCGCGATCGGGCTGGCGGCGAGTTCGCTGCCCTTGTGCCTCGCCGCCGGCGTCATCGGCGCGGTGATCGGCACCTTCGGTGGCTATGCGGCGCGGATGGGGCTGTGCCGGGCGTTCGGCACCGACCTCCCCGCCGCGCTGGTCGAGGACCTCGCGGCGATCGGCATCGCGGCCTTTGCGGTGTCTTCGCTGTGAGCCGCGGGTTCGACGCGATCGTGATCGGCGCCGGGCAGGCAGGGACGCCGCTCGCCGGGCGGTTGAGCGATGCGGGCATGTCGGTGGCGCTGGTCGAGCGGCACCTGCTCGGCGGCACCTGCGTCAACACCGGCTGCAAGCCGACCAAGACGCTGGTCGCCAGCGCCTATGCCGCGCACATGGCCCGTCGGGCGGCAGATTTCGGCGTGACCATCCGCGGCGAGGTCGGCATCGACTTCGCCAAGGTGCGGGGGCGGGCCGACAAGATCTCGTCGGATTCGCGCGCCTCACTGCGAAGCTGGATCGACGGGATGGCGAACTGCACGCTGTTCTTCGGCCAGGCGACATTCGAATCGCCGCACCGGGTACGCGTCGGCGACGACGTGCTGGAGGCGGATCGAATCTTCCTTAACGTCGGTGGCCGCGCGCTGGTGCCCGACATGCCCGGCGTGGACGCGGTGCCGTTCCTCACCAACAGCACGATCCTCAAGCTCGACGCGGTGCCGCGCCATCTGGTGGTGGTGGGCGGCAGCTATATCGGGCTGGAGTTCGGCCAGATGTTCCGCCGCTTCGGCGCCGAGGTGACGATCGTCGAGAAGGGCCCCAGGCTGATCGGCCGCGAGGATTCCGAAATCTCCGATGCGGTGCGCGACATCCTGGAAGCGGAAGGCATCGCGATCCGCACCGGCGCCGAATGCATCCGCTTTGCAGCCCAGGGTGAGGACGTACTGGTCGGCGTCGATTGCCACGAGGGCAGCCCCGAAGTGCTCGGCAGCCATGTGCTGCTCGCGGTGGGGCGCACGCCCAACACCGACGATCTGGGGCTGGATGCGGCGGGCGTGGCCACCGACGCGCGGGGCTATGTGCAGGTCGACGATCGGCTGCGCACCAATGTCGCGCACATATGGGCGATGGGCGACTGCAATGGCCGCGGCGCCTTCACCCACACTGCGTATAACGACTTCGAGATCGTCGCCGACAATCTGCTCGACGGTGCCGACCGCAAGGTGACCGATCGCATCCCTGCCTATGCACTCTACATCGATCCCCCGCTCGGCCGCGTCGGCATGGGCGAGGCGGAGGCGAAGAAGGCGGGGCACCGCATCGAGGTCGGCAAGCGACCGATGGCGCGGGTGGGCCGCGCGGTCGAGAAGGACGAGTCGCTCGGCTTCATGAAGCTGGTCAGCGACGCGGACAGCGGCATGATCCTCGGCGGCGCGATCCTCGGCACCAGCGGCGACGAGGCGATCCACGGCGTGCTCGACCTGATGGTGAAGCAGGGCACCGCCACCGATCTCGCGCACGCGGTGCATATCCATCCGACCGTGTCCGAGCTATTGCCGACCATCGCCGGCGAGCGGAAGCCGGCCTGACAAGGGAAGCGCCCGATGGACGAGGACAGCAAGCTCACCCGCTCCAAGCGCGCCTGGGCCGAGGCGGGCAAGTTCCTGACCGGCCGTACGTCGCGCCCCGAGGCCGAGCGGCTGCCGCCCGGCCAGCATCTCGTCACAAACTGGCCGGTGCTCGATCTCGGCCGCCAGCCCGAGGTGCGGCCCGAGCGCTGGCGGCTCACCATCGACGGCATGGTCGCCCGGCCGCTGACGCTCGACTGGCCCGGCTTCGAGGCGCTCGCCACCGACGAGCGCGTCAGCGACATCCACTGCGTCACCAGCTGGTCGCGCTACGACAATCGCTGGGCGGGTGTCGCCACGGCGCGGCTGCTGGAGATGGTCGAGCCCCGTGACGAGGCCGAGGCCGTGATGCTCCACGGCTATGACGGCTATACCACCAACCTGCTGCTCGCAGACTTCGCCGCGCCCGACGCGCTGATCGCGCACCGCTGGGAGGGCAAGCTGCTCCACCGCGACCATGGCGGCCCGGCGCGGCTGGTGGTGCCGCATCTCTATTTCTGGAAGAGCGCCAAGTGGATCTCGCGCATCGAAGTGATCGGGCGTGACCGGCCGGGCTTCTGGGAAGTGAACGGCTATCACCTCCGCGGCGATCCCTGGGCCGAGGAGCGCTATTCGCGCTAAGCCGAGCGCCAATACGTAGCTATCCGCATGACGCTGCAGATGGCGCGCGCATATTTTGGCCCCATGCGTTCTAGCGTCTGCCTTTCGTGCCTCTTCCTGTCGCCCCTGGTGCGCGCATGAAGGAGGGCGTCCCCATGCCGAGCCGCGTCCTGCGCGAACGCGTGCTGCTGGTCGATTCGCAGGACGATTCGCGCCGCGCGCTGCAATTGCTGCTCCAGGGCTGCGGAATGGAGGTGCGCGCCTTCGCCTCCGCCGCCGCGGCAATGGCCGAGGCGACGCTCGACCAGATCCGCACGCTGCTGATCGCGCGGGAGCTGTCCGATGGCGATGCGATCCACCTGCTCCGGCAGCTCGCCATGCGCGGCTGGAAGGGGCGGGCGATCCTGATCGGCCAGAGCCATGCCGAGCTCGATGACGAGGCCCGCGCCGCCGGGTTCGCGCATGTCGTGAAGAAGCCGGTCGGCCGACTTGAGCTGCTCGGCGCGCTCGCGCGATGAACTTTCCCTTGCCGCAGTTCGACATGCCGGCGCCGGTGACGCTGGGCGACCGGGTGCGGCGGCGCATCCCCGAGGCGATGGCGACGCTGCTGCTGCTCGTCTCCGGCCTCGCGCTGGCGCCGCTGGTGTCGCGCGGCGAGCGCTATGTGCTGGTCGGCGTGCTGCTGGCCTGGGCGGCGGCGATCCTGTTGCTCGCCTCGTATAGCCGCGCCCTGCGCCGCCGCCTACGTGCCGAGGAGGCGGATGCGCGCCGCCGTGCCGACCGCGCCGACGAACTCGCCGCCGAGCTCAACCTGCTGATCGACGGCGCGGTCGGCTATGCGATCTACACCGTCGATCCCAAGGGCCGCGTGTCCTTCTGGAACGAAGGTGCCGAGCGGCTGAAGGGCTGGCGCGAGGACGAGGTGCTCGGCCGCGACATGGGCCTGTTCTACCCGGCCTCGGCCGTGGCGGCGGGCAAGCCGCGCGCGGATCTCGACGCCGCGCTGCGCGACGGCAAGCTCGAGGAAGAGGACTGGCGGCTCCGCAAGGACGGCAGCGAGTTCCTCGCCCAGGTGCTGATCACCCCCTTGCGCGGCCCCGACGGGCGGCTGCGCGGCTTCGGCAAGGTGATCCGCGACATCACCGAACAGCGCGCCAGCGAACGCCAGGCGACCGCCGCCGCCAACCATCTCCGCTCGATCCTGGCGACGGTGCTCGACGCGATGGTGATCATCGACGAGCGCGGCAACATCGTCTCGTTCAGCGCCGCGGCCGAACGGATGTTCGGCTATGCCGAGGACGAGGTGGTCGGCGCCAATGTCAGCCTGCTGATGCCCATAGGCGACGGCGCGCGGCACGACGGCTATATCCGCCGCTATCTGGAGACCGGCGAGCGGCGGATCATCGGCACCGGCCGCACCGTCACCGGGCGGCGGCGCGACGGATCGACCTTCCCGATCGAGCTGTCGGTCGGCGAGGCGATGACCGAGGGTGAGCGCGTCTTCACCGGCTTCATCCGCGACCTCAGCGACAAGCAGCGCGCCGAGCAGCGGATCGAGGAACTGCGCTCGGGCCTGATCCACGCGGCGCGGGTGAGCGCGATGGGCACCATGGCCTCGACGCTGGCGCACGAGCTCAACCAGCCGATCACCGCGGTGGTGAACTATGTGCGCGGCGTCTCGAACCTGCTCGATGCGGGCGACCCGGAGGACCTGCCGATGATCCGCGAGGCGCTCGACGACACCGCGCAGGAGGCGCTGCGGGCGGGCACCATCGTCCGCCGGCTGCGTGAATTCGTCGCCCGCGGCGAGGTGGAGAAGAGCGTCGAGCAGATCCCCGACCTGGTCGACGAAGCCTGCAAGCTGGCGCTGATCGGCGCGCGCGAGAAGGGCGTGGTTGCGGAGTTCCTGTTCGATCCCGCCGCCGGCCCGGTGCTGGTCGACCGCATCCAGATCCAGCAGGTGCTGATCAACCTGATGCGCAACGCGATCGAGGCGATGGCCGACTTGCCCGAGCGGCGGCTGACTATCTCCAGCCGCATGGAGCCGCCCGGCTTCGTGCGGGTGACGGTGGCGGACACCGGCCCCGGCGTTGCTG
This genomic window contains:
- a CDS encoding VOC family protein gives rise to the protein MFTHVMLGADDIDAAKTFYDATLGVLGVPAGIVDEKGRIGYAHSGGRLLITRPINGEPASCANGGTIGFFAASTDLVDAWQATGAAHGGTVIEDPAGIRDATGGRQLYLAYLRDPSGNKLCAVHPVRA
- a CDS encoding S-(hydroxymethyl)glutathione dehydrogenase/class III alcohol dehydrogenase; amino-acid sequence: MKTRAAVAFEAKQPLEIVELDLEGPKPGEVLVEIMATGLCHTDAYTLDGLDSEGLFPSVLGHEGAGIVREVGAGVTSVKPGDHVIPLYTPECRQCKSCLSGKTNLCTAIRATQGKGLMPDGTTRFSYKGQPIFHYMGCSTFSNFTVLPEIAVAKIREDAPFQTSCYIGCGVTTGVGAVVNTAKVQVGETVVVFGLGGIGLNVIQGARLAGAGQIIGIDVNPDREEWGRKFGMTHFLNTKGMSREQIVAKVVELTDGGADYSFDATGNTEVMRTALECCHRGWGESIIIGVAEAGKEIATRPFQLVTGRVWKGTAFGGAKGRTDVPKIVDWYMNGKIAIDPMITHVLTLEEINKGFDLMHAGESIRSVVVY
- a CDS encoding DUF4126 domain-containing protein, whose translation is MPPLVLALLIGIVAGMRTMTAPMAISWAAYAGWLPLGGTWLGWLGWWGTPWIFTVLAIGEYVADKLPTTPSRKSPPGFIGRLVSGALCGAAIGLAASSLPLCLAAGVIGAVIGTFGGYAARMGLCRAFGTDLPAALVEDLAAIGIAAFAVSSL
- a CDS encoding FAD-containing oxidoreductase, with product MSRGFDAIVIGAGQAGTPLAGRLSDAGMSVALVERHLLGGTCVNTGCKPTKTLVASAYAAHMARRAADFGVTIRGEVGIDFAKVRGRADKISSDSRASLRSWIDGMANCTLFFGQATFESPHRVRVGDDVLEADRIFLNVGGRALVPDMPGVDAVPFLTNSTILKLDAVPRHLVVVGGSYIGLEFGQMFRRFGAEVTIVEKGPRLIGREDSEISDAVRDILEAEGIAIRTGAECIRFAAQGEDVLVGVDCHEGSPEVLGSHVLLAVGRTPNTDDLGLDAAGVATDARGYVQVDDRLRTNVAHIWAMGDCNGRGAFTHTAYNDFEIVADNLLDGADRKVTDRIPAYALYIDPPLGRVGMGEAEAKKAGHRIEVGKRPMARVGRAVEKDESLGFMKLVSDADSGMILGGAILGTSGDEAIHGVLDLMVKQGTATDLAHAVHIHPTVSELLPTIAGERKPA
- a CDS encoding sulfite oxidase-like oxidoreductase — encoded protein: MDEDSKLTRSKRAWAEAGKFLTGRTSRPEAERLPPGQHLVTNWPVLDLGRQPEVRPERWRLTIDGMVARPLTLDWPGFEALATDERVSDIHCVTSWSRYDNRWAGVATARLLEMVEPRDEAEAVMLHGYDGYTTNLLLADFAAPDALIAHRWEGKLLHRDHGGPARLVVPHLYFWKSAKWISRIEVIGRDRPGFWEVNGYHLRGDPWAEERYSR
- a CDS encoding response regulator, producing the protein MPSRVLRERVLLVDSQDDSRRALQLLLQGCGMEVRAFASAAAAMAEATLDQIRTLLIARELSDGDAIHLLRQLAMRGWKGRAILIGQSHAELDDEARAAGFAHVVKKPVGRLELLGALAR
- a CDS encoding PAS domain S-box protein, which encodes MNFPLPQFDMPAPVTLGDRVRRRIPEAMATLLLLVSGLALAPLVSRGERYVLVGVLLAWAAAILLLASYSRALRRRLRAEEADARRRADRADELAAELNLLIDGAVGYAIYTVDPKGRVSFWNEGAERLKGWREDEVLGRDMGLFYPASAVAAGKPRADLDAALRDGKLEEEDWRLRKDGSEFLAQVLITPLRGPDGRLRGFGKVIRDITEQRASERQATAAANHLRSILATVLDAMVIIDERGNIVSFSAAAERMFGYAEDEVVGANVSLLMPIGDGARHDGYIRRYLETGERRIIGTGRTVTGRRRDGSTFPIELSVGEAMTEGERVFTGFIRDLSDKQRAEQRIEELRSGLIHAARVSAMGTMASTLAHELNQPITAVVNYVRGVSNLLDAGDPEDLPMIREALDDTAQEALRAGTIVRRLREFVARGEVEKSVEQIPDLVDEACKLALIGAREKGVVAEFLFDPAAGPVLVDRIQIQQVLINLMRNAIEAMADLPERRLTISSRMEPPGFVRVTVADTGPGVAAEVAGDLFRAFHSTKADGMGLGLSICRTIVEANGGRIWLEPREGGGSCFHFTLVHVEEGNTL